One window of Enterobacter sp. RHBSTW-00175 genomic DNA carries:
- a CDS encoding LysR family transcriptional regulator, producing MAKRENYNELYLFMQVVREGSFTAAAQRLGLAQSGISRSVRELEARLGVQLLVRTTRKLSLTQAGEQLYRTTESGFDALDNGLATLAHFRETPSGTVRINASQHAIDKCLLPKLAVFKQRYPDIRLELMNESRFVDIIAERFDAGVRLGPEVGQGMIAVRITPDMDMAVVGTPDHFRRYGFPQTPAELTAHPCIAYQFADGSLYHWELVQDEKIITHRPEGQWSLSDSYMEAEAARLGLGLAYVPVELVADDLERGTLIRVLLRYSLRMEGLFLYYPHRNVSPALRAVIDTLKM from the coding sequence TGGCGAAGCGGGAAAACTACAATGAGCTTTACCTGTTTATGCAGGTAGTGCGGGAAGGAAGCTTTACGGCAGCCGCGCAACGTCTTGGCCTGGCACAATCCGGGATCAGCCGTTCGGTGCGCGAACTGGAAGCGCGGCTGGGCGTTCAGTTGCTGGTACGCACCACACGAAAACTGTCCCTGACTCAGGCTGGCGAGCAACTTTATCGCACCACTGAGTCGGGATTTGATGCGCTGGATAACGGTCTTGCCACCCTGGCGCATTTTCGTGAGACACCCTCCGGCACGGTGCGCATTAATGCCAGCCAGCACGCTATCGACAAATGTTTGCTGCCGAAACTCGCAGTATTTAAGCAGCGCTACCCGGATATCCGGCTGGAGCTGATGAACGAGAGCCGCTTTGTCGACATCATCGCCGAGCGGTTCGATGCCGGCGTGCGGCTGGGGCCGGAAGTGGGGCAGGGAATGATAGCGGTGCGCATCACGCCCGACATGGATATGGCGGTGGTGGGCACGCCGGATCACTTTCGCCGCTACGGTTTCCCGCAAACGCCTGCTGAACTGACGGCTCACCCCTGTATTGCTTATCAGTTCGCCGACGGCAGTCTTTACCACTGGGAACTGGTGCAGGATGAGAAGATAATTACCCATCGCCCAGAAGGACAGTGGTCGTTATCCGACAGCTATATGGAAGCTGAAGCCGCACGGCTGGGTCTGGGGCTGGCGTATGTGCCGGTAGAGCTGGTGGCGGACGACCTTGAACGCGGAACGCTTATCCGGGTGTTGCTGCGCTATAGCCTGCGCATGGAGGGACTGTTCCTTTACTATCCGCACCGCAACGTGTCGCCCGCGCTGAGAGCGGTGATCGATACGCTGAAAATGTAG
- a CDS encoding PTS sugar transporter subunit IIB has protein sequence MKKLLICCLFGNTANSLAKKMQLLAEHKGHPLIVGAVGLDNFASVAPAFDAFLIAPHIQYKAEEIERIVGDSRSIAVIESLPYASLDAEKVLTFVMAQMPELAG, from the coding sequence ATGAAAAAGCTACTGATATGTTGTTTGTTTGGAAACACAGCAAATTCTCTCGCCAAAAAGATGCAGTTACTGGCGGAACACAAGGGGCATCCTCTTATTGTAGGTGCGGTAGGCCTGGATAATTTTGCGAGCGTGGCTCCCGCTTTCGACGCATTTCTCATTGCCCCGCATATTCAGTATAAGGCCGAGGAGATTGAAAGAATTGTTGGCGACTCCCGTTCTATTGCTGTGATTGAAAGTCTTCCCTATGCCTCACTCGATGCGGAAAAAGTTTTAACGTTTGTGATGGCGCAAATGCCAGAACTGGCGGGCTGA